The following is a genomic window from Thioclava electrotropha.
CGCGATGCGGCTGACATGGTCGCCATGGCTCATCCAGACCTGCTCGCGGCCCGCGCCATCCATGAACCAGCCGGTCAGCAAATCGATCCGCGTCTCGGTCGGCGTCACATAGGCGCGCCCGAATTCGGCGGAGCCGTGCTTGGCCTCCACCAGACCGCCCAGATCCTGCATCATCACCTGCTGGCCGTAGCAGATACCGAGGATCGGCACGCCCAGCTCATAGGCCGATTTCGGCGGCCGGGGAGAGCCCTCGCGCGTGACCGAATCCGGCCCGCCCGAGAAGATGATCGCTTTCGGGGCGAACTCTTTCAGGAAGGCGTCGGTGACGTTCTGATAGGGATGGATTTCGCAATAGACGTTAAGCTCGCGAAGCCGCCGCGCAATCAGCTGCGTGACTTGAGAGCCGAAGTCGATGATGAGGAGGCGCTGATGGTCTGTCATGCCGTTGGCATTAGGACGCGTTTTCGCGCTTGGCAAGAGGGCAGCTTGCGCGACGGTAATTTATCGCGCGGCGGCCCCCTTCCTCTTGGCAAAAATATCCCGGGGGGTGAGGCGGGACGCGCGGCCTTCCAGTGGAAGGACGCCCCGCCGAACGCCCGGAGCGCAAGCGAAGGGCCACGCAGCCGCGGGGGCAGCGCCCCCTCCGGGATCGCCGCTCAGCTCTCCGGATAGCCGCCCGGGATCAGCGGCCGGATCTTCAGCCGCGTGATCCGGTTGTCCTTGCGGCCTGCGACCTCGAAGCGGAAGCCGTGGAAGGAGAAGACCTGCCCCTCGGTCGGGATGGTCTGCGCCTCGTGGATCACCAGACCGGCCACGGTGTTGGCCTCTTCATCAGGCAGCGTCCAGTCGGTCTCTCGGTTCAGGTCACGGATCGTCATCGCGCCGTCGACGATGTAATCACCGCTCTCGGTAGGCTTCAGACGCTTCTCGGCCTTGGGATCGAACTCGTCGGTGATCTCGCCCACGATCTCTTCGAGGATGTCCTCCAGCGTCAGCAGACCGCGCAGATCGCCATATTCGTCTACCACCAGCGCGAAATGGGTGCGACGCTTCAGGAACTCCTGCATCTGCTCGTCGAGCGGCGTCGTCTCGGGGACGAAATAGGGCTTCATCATCACCTTGGCGATGTCGAGATCGGCGACGCTTTCCAACGTCCCGTCGCCGCCACGCACGACTTTCTCCACGGCGCGCAGCAGGTCTTTCGAGTGGATGACGCCCACCACGTTCTCGCGCTCGCCGCGATAGAGCGGCAGGCGGGTGTGGGGCGAGGACAGCACCGCCGTCAGGATCGTGTCGGGATCTTCCTCGATATCGATCATCTCGATCTGGCTCCGGTGGAGCATGATCTCCTCGACCGTGCGATTGCCCAGATCGAGCGCGCCCAGCAGGCGGTCGCGGTCTTCCTTGTCGACCGTGCCCTCGGATTGCCCCAGCGCCAGCGCGCCCGCGATCTCCTCGTGGATCGAGAACATATGGGTGTCCTTGTCGGTCCGCATCCCGAAGGCGTAGAGAATGCCGCGCACGATCATGCGTACGATGGCGACGATCGGCGCGAGGACGAGTGTGACCACGCGGATCGGACCCGCAACCTTCGAGGCGACTTTCTCGGGCAGGGTGATCGCGTAGGTCTTGGGCAAGACTTCCGAGAAGACCAGCACCAGCACCGTCATCACCACCGTTGCCAGCGCCACGCCCGATTGCCCGAAGACCCGCGTCAAAAGCGCGGTCGCGAGCGAAGCCGACAGGATGTTGACCACGTTATTGCCCAAGAGGATCGCGCCGATCAGCCGCTCGCTATCCTCGGTGACTTCCAGCGCGGTCTGCGCGCCGCTTTCGCCCTTGTCGGCCTGCGCACGCAGCTTGGCGCGGCTGGCCGCCGTCAGCGCCGTTTCGGAGCCGGAGAAGAAGGCCGAGAGCGCCAGCAGCAGAACGATGGCACCAGCGGTGAGCCAGAAGGCAAAATCGAGAGTGTTTTCCATGGTGTCAGGTTATGGGGCGCGGGCAGGGCGCATTCAAGCGGTGCCGTCACTTTTGCCGCGCGGTTTCGCCAGCGGGTGATGCGTCAGCACCAGCTCCTTGAGCCGTTCGTCGAGAACATGGGTGTAAATCTCCGTGGTCGACAGGTCGGCATGCCCCAGCAGCATCTGGATCGCACGCAGGTCCGCGCCACCTTGCAGAAGATGCGTGGCGAAGGCGTGGCGCAACACATGGGGCGTGACCTTGGCGGGGCTGACCCCGGCCTTCACCGCGATGTCTTTCAGCAGCTTGTGAAAGCCCTGACGCGTCAGGTGGCCTTCCTTGCCGCCCGAGGGGAAGAGGAAGCGCGAGGGCGGCGCGCGATGCTCGATCCGTGCCTGTTCCTCGGCCGCGTCGCGCGCGCTTAGCCAGTCGGCCAGCGCCTCGCGCGCCGGTGGCGAGAGCGGCACCATCCGCTCCTTGTCGCCCTTGCCGCGCACCAGCAGCATCCGCGGATCGCCGCGCGCCGAGGACACCGGCAGCGAGACCAGTTCGGAGACCCGCATCCCGGTCGCGTAAAGCAGCTCCATCAGGCAGCGATTGCGGATCTGGTCTTTCTGCGAGCGGCCCTGATCGCGCGCGGCCTCCAGCAGCGCCTCGACCTCCTCGAGGCTCAGCGTCTTCGGCAGGCGTTGCGCGCGTCCGGGGCCTGCGATGCGGATCGCCGGATTGTCGGCGCGCCAGCCTTCCTCATAAGCGAAGCGATAGAGTTGCCGGATCGCCGAGAGCCTGCGCGCGCGGGTCGATTTCGCCAGCCCCTCCGCCTCGCAGCGGATCAGATAGGTTTCGATATCGGCGCGGGTCAGCGTCGCGTAGCTCAGGCCCTTTGCCTGAAGAAAGCCTGCGAAGTCGTTGAGATCACGACCGTAACTCAGGATCGTGTTGCGTGCGGCACCGGCTTCGGCGGATTGCGCGTCGAGAAAACTCGGCAGCCATTGCGGATCGGGCGGCGCGTCTGAACCGGGTCCGGTCATCCGCGATCTCCCAGCACGATCAGCTCGATCGCGGCGCGCCGCGCGACGGTTTCGAGCCCCGCCAGTCGCAGCAGGCTCAGCCCGTCCTGCAGGCGCGGATAGTCGCCCTTCGCGCCGTCGCCCACATCCCCGATCGCTTCGATCAGCGCGAGGCCAAGCTGGTCGGGCAGCAGTCCCTTGTAGCGGTCGGGCGCGGCACCCGGCGGCGCATCGAAGACCGCCTTCAGCGCCTGATCGCGCGCGCCCGTTGCGGGGGTTGCGCTGGTATCGCCAGCGGCCAGCCCTTTGAGCAGCGCGGCCTGCGCCGAACTCTGCGTGCCTTTGCGGGCGTTTTCTTCGTAATTCGGGGTCAGCAGGCTCAGCTCATAGGCGAGGCGGCCCGCGCGGCCCGGCAGGTCCATCCCCGCGAGCTGGTCGCCAAACAGTGCGCCAA
Proteins encoded in this region:
- a CDS encoding HlyC/CorC family transporter yields the protein MENTLDFAFWLTAGAIVLLLALSAFFSGSETALTAASRAKLRAQADKGESGAQTALEVTEDSERLIGAILLGNNVVNILSASLATALLTRVFGQSGVALATVVMTVLVLVFSEVLPKTYAITLPEKVASKVAGPIRVVTLVLAPIVAIVRMIVRGILYAFGMRTDKDTHMFSIHEEIAGALALGQSEGTVDKEDRDRLLGALDLGNRTVEEIMLHRSQIEMIDIEEDPDTILTAVLSSPHTRLPLYRGERENVVGVIHSKDLLRAVEKVVRGGDGTLESVADLDIAKVMMKPYFVPETTPLDEQMQEFLKRRTHFALVVDEYGDLRGLLTLEDILEEIVGEITDEFDPKAEKRLKPTESGDYIVDGAMTIRDLNRETDWTLPDEEANTVAGLVIHEAQTIPTEGQVFSFHGFRFEVAGRKDNRITRLKIRPLIPGGYPES
- a CDS encoding site-specific tyrosine recombinase XerD, whose translation is MTGPGSDAPPDPQWLPSFLDAQSAEAGAARNTILSYGRDLNDFAGFLQAKGLSYATLTRADIETYLIRCEAEGLAKSTRARRLSAIRQLYRFAYEEGWRADNPAIRIAGPGRAQRLPKTLSLEEVEALLEAARDQGRSQKDQIRNRCLMELLYATGMRVSELVSLPVSSARGDPRMLLVRGKGDKERMVPLSPPAREALADWLSARDAAEEQARIEHRAPPSRFLFPSGGKEGHLTRQGFHKLLKDIAVKAGVSPAKVTPHVLRHAFATHLLQGGADLRAIQMLLGHADLSTTEIYTHVLDERLKELVLTHHPLAKPRGKSDGTA